The genomic region AGAGTTGGCAGAAATGCTGTTGGTAACATAATAgaattgtaataaaaaaaagttaattaatattaagtaattaaaaattaattttctatacTTAAATATCTTTAATTACTCAACTATATATTGCAAAATTTATTTCTACTATGTTTTACCTGCAAGGATCCATTCTCATGTTGCAAAACTGGTTGGTGAAATCAGCCTCCACCACCTCTTCTCTAGGGCAAAATCTTGTGCACTTGTTGTTGATAGTTAGAAGAGTTGAAACATGATCATTATCTTCATTGCTTGCGTCCAAGTAGTGTAAATGGGAATACTTGAAGGAATCCAAAGAACTTTGAGAGCTTGCATCATCATTCATAAGGGGATCATCTACAAATTCAAAAGTTACTATTtgcattttatattatattttaggcGAAATGTTAATCCTCCAAAAATATATGTGCCATTGAATTAGTTTTAATTAGTTAGTCTCTAATTATTAGTCAAACGTTATGTAAAGTGACATGTATGCATGCCATATGGCACATAACTTCATGATCACCGATTAATGACATATTAGCAAAACAATAATGACAGTTGATTAACACTTAATTGATCAAGAATTAAAATGActtacaaaatataaattaaaaaaattaaataattaatttgaaaaatgtCAAAAAATTAGAATGAAATACATTTATAATTTCTAGTACCAAATTAAATTTATACTCTttgaaattattttatattatagaaacttaattaattaatatctGCATATTTTTTAAGAACTAATTTGAGTATTTAATACAATATATAAATCTAAAAGTAGAGTACCTTGAGGCAAATCATGAGAAAGTGGGTAATGGTTTCCACCAATTTGTGTAATATTTTGGTAAAGCATTGGGAGAGAACCATGAGAGGAAGAGGGAGAAGACAATGAGAAGAAAGGATTGTGATTATTgctaacatcatcatcatcataatcatctTCTTCTTGTTCATAGTTAAAGCTATGTTGTCTTTGATACTTAATAGAATTTCCCAAGTCCCTCCATGTTGGAACCAAAGCTGATACCTCTTCTTCTATCATTTCAGCAATCTCCATTGGTTCCAAGTCACTAATTTCAAGTTCTTTAACCATCTCCATTGCCACATCAATGGCTGTGTCATTTATGGTGTCAAATGGGAAGTATATGTTTCTTGTGCTCCCTATATCAACATACACACATATATGTTTGATAATAGATTAATAATTGTGattaaaagaaaataatgatTTTTTCCCCCTTAAAGCAACTCTAGAAAGGGTAAACTATAAAAATTGTTGCTAACAAAATTATCATGCATTCttggaaaataaaaattttatccactatatctaaaaaaatttgaatttttgggaAATCTAATTAAATTTTGTGCATACCACTTTGGTTGGAAATTTGAACTTTAAGGAAAACTGTGTCATCCTCTTCATTCATGGAGCCTGTTATTGTCATGTGTGTGCCCTTTGTTTCTTCAGTCATGATTGAAGGTTTCTTCTTCTCTTTGGCATTGAAATTGAGTAATGTTGGGCTTGATCTTGGGCTTGGGCTTTGTAGTGGTGAGTGAAGTTGGTCCATTTCCAAAAATGGGTCCAACAAGAGGTCCTTTGCTGGCAGCCTGTCTGAGACATTTGCCAAACACTTTCCAATAAATCTTTGGGCCTCCAAATCATTGATTCTGTAATAGGCATTTGGTAGCTTCCCCTGTTAAAGTATATGAACAgtgttatgtattttttttttggtttactgAACAGTGTTATGTATGAATATAAACAAAGTTTTCCTATTGGGCATAGCCCAAGtccaaaaaaaagaaacaaagtttCCCCGTTCAAAAAAAAACTGGTTATTAAAACAGAAGATTACTGACAAAAAAAAACAGaagatttaaaaattcaaaagattaaaggtttaataaaaattaactagatataataaaataacatatttatatataaaatatataattttttaaaaaaatattgctttagtattttattattttaaatcggTTAgtcatttaaaaatcaaatagatTAGATTGATATACGAATTTTTTTATTGGTTTATTGGTTTTGATCGGTTTATTTACAAACTGTTTTTTATGTTGAATATAATCGATTTGATAGCAGATTTTTTAGTTTTGCTAAATCCGTCAGTTCGATCTGATTTTTAGAACCATAAATATGACGCAtgaattggataaaaaaaaatgttaaataattgtaaattaaaaactTACTGAAGTAACTTTCTTGTAAATTTGAGCTGGGTTGGAGCATTCACTGTATGGGAACTCAGAAGTGAACAACTCAATCATACACATCCCAAATGAATAGACATCAACAAGCTCATTGTATTCCTCTTCATACAATTCAGGTGCCATAAATTCCGGTGTACCAATGACACTGTGTGCATATTGTGAACTATCACGAAGAATTGCTGCAAGGCCTAAGTCACCAATCTTGACCTGACCCAAATGCCCATTCACAAATATATTGTCACATTTGATGTCTCTATGAATCACTGGTGGATCATGGCTGTGTAAATACTCCAATCCTCTTAGAATCTGCCTTGCCCAATTCTTAATTGCTCTTATATCTACTCTCTTGTACTTCTTTCTATACCTACATATACGTATTTATTACACATCACAATCATGTTGTCACAAAAATAACATAATCTATTATTGGATAAAATCCATTAGTTTCATATGTAATAGTGTCTAATCTTAAAAAGT from Arachis ipaensis cultivar K30076 chromosome B02, Araip1.1, whole genome shotgun sequence harbors:
- the LOC107625865 gene encoding probable serine/threonine-protein kinase WNK5 (The sequence of the model RefSeq protein was modified relative to this genomic sequence to represent the inferred CDS: added 48 bases not found in genome assembly): MYKKGRLVGCNNGTANNGAIAQFGYVEIDPSGRYGRFRDVLGKGAMKVVYRAFDEVLGIEVAWNQVKLGDVFHSPDQLQRLYSEVHLLKNLDHESIMTFHDSWIDVHSRSFNFITELFTSGTLREYRKKYKRVDIRAIKNWARQILRGLEYLHSHDPPVIHRDIKCDNIFVNGHLGQVKIGDLGLAAILRDSSQYAHSVIGTPEFMAPELYEEEYNELVDVYSFGMCMIELFTSEFPYSECSNPAQIYKKVTSGKLPNAYYRINDLEAQRFIGKCLANVSDRLPAKDLLLDPFLEMDQLHSPLQSPSPRSSPTLLNFNAKEKKKPSIMTEETKGTHMTITGSMNEEDDTVFLKVQISNQSGSTRNIYFPFDTINDTAIDVAMEMVKELEISDLEPMEIAEMIEEEVSALVPTWRDLGNSIKYQRQHSFNYEQEEDDYDDDDVSNNHNPFFSLSSPSSSHGSLPMLYQNITQIGGNHYPLSHDLPQVTFEFVDDPLMNDDASSQSSLDSFKYSHLHYLDASNEDNDHVSTLLTINNKCTRFCPREEVVEADFTNQFCNMRMDPCSRYHKPMVGHGFPRLTRIQSYVDVRRQQIQTSLVEEIHKRRMFKTVNAIENIGFQNPK